The following are from one region of the Vitis riparia cultivar Riparia Gloire de Montpellier isolate 1030 chromosome 9, EGFV_Vit.rip_1.0, whole genome shotgun sequence genome:
- the LOC117921477 gene encoding coatomer subunit beta-1-like produces MKCLTPPSALDGECGFLAANLYAKSVFGEDALVNVSIEKQAKSKITGFIRIRSKTQGIALSLGDKITLKQKGSS; encoded by the exons ATGAAGTGCCTTACTCCACC GTCGGCATTAGATGGGGAGTGTGGGTTCCTTGCAGCAAACCTATATGCAAAGAGCGTATTTGGAGAGGATGCTTTAGTAAATGTGAGCATTGAGAAACAAGCCAAGAGCAAAATAACTGGATTCATCAGAATACGAAGTAAAACTCAAGGAATTGCTCTCAGTCTCGGGgataaaatcactctcaaacagAAGGGAAGCAGTTGA